The following proteins are co-located in the Terriglobia bacterium genome:
- a CDS encoding TatD family hydrolase: protein MNSQTTRLVDTHAHLCDPVFDTDRTEVLDRAREVGMAAVIAVGEDLKDAEKNIELATAHSMIRPAAGLYPTHLSLERAEEMRRFIRTHADRLIAIGEVGLDYWAVQEETQRELQREILAGFILLARELSLPLNVHSRSAGRHAVAFLLRHEAARVQLHAFDGNSAAALPAVEAGFFFSIPPSIVRSEQKKKLVRRLPLDCLLVETDSPVLGPKPQERNEPANALLSIQAIAEIKGVSRAEVAEAVSENTRRLYGDLVLTPA, encoded by the coding sequence TTGAATTCCCAGACCACGCGCCTGGTGGACACCCACGCGCACCTGTGCGATCCCGTTTTCGACACCGATCGAACCGAGGTTCTCGATCGCGCCCGGGAGGTTGGGATGGCTGCAGTCATTGCAGTCGGCGAGGACCTCAAGGATGCGGAGAAAAACATTGAGCTGGCGACAGCTCATTCCATGATCCGGCCCGCTGCCGGGCTCTATCCCACACACCTCAGTCTCGAGCGCGCCGAGGAGATGCGCCGGTTCATTCGCACTCACGCAGACAGGCTGATCGCAATCGGAGAAGTCGGGCTCGATTACTGGGCGGTACAGGAGGAAACGCAGCGGGAACTGCAGCGCGAGATTCTCGCCGGTTTCATCTTGCTGGCTCGGGAGCTGAGCCTGCCGCTCAACGTACATTCCCGATCTGCCGGGCGGCATGCGGTTGCATTCCTGCTCCGGCACGAAGCTGCCAGAGTCCAACTCCATGCCTTCGACGGTAACAGCGCGGCCGCTCTTCCTGCCGTCGAGGCCGGCTTTTTCTTCTCGATTCCCCCCTCGATCGTCCGGTCCGAGCAAAAGAAAAAGCTGGTCCGGCGCCTGCCGCTCGACTGTCTGCTGGTCGAAACCGACAGCCCCGTCCTCGGACCAAAGCCCCAGGAACGGAACGAGCCCGCCAATGCCCTCCTTTCAATCCAGGCGATTGCCGAAATCAAAGGAGTCAGCCGGGCCGAAGTCGCCGAGGCCGTGAGTGAGAACACGCGCCGTCTTTATGGGGACCTGGTACTCACACCGGCCTGA
- a CDS encoding RNA methyltransferase: MNAGLIQRVSSLEQNELEPYRTLKRPMAHARLGIFVAEGEKVVCRLLDSGLEVKSLLLTPNWLARLQSAGHLEGREDVTVFLAEEGLLREIVGFNIHQGIMAVAKAPAEGSPDDLPASHLLVALDGLRTSENVGVIVRNCAAFGVNAILVGETSCSPYLRRAVRNSMGAVFKIPVIHVTSLAESLGRLRCRFQTRIVVADPRGASTIHGVVLTGNVCIVLGNEDTGVSAEVAGLATERAAIPMHNQTDSLNVASAGGVFLYEAHRQRAAAGGQA; this comes from the coding sequence ATGAACGCCGGCTTGATCCAACGAGTCTCTTCACTCGAGCAGAATGAGCTCGAGCCTTACCGGACCTTGAAGCGCCCGATGGCGCATGCCCGCCTTGGTATTTTCGTGGCCGAAGGGGAGAAGGTCGTATGCCGGCTTCTCGATTCAGGGCTCGAGGTGAAATCTCTCCTGCTGACCCCCAACTGGCTGGCACGGCTTCAGTCTGCCGGTCATCTGGAGGGCAGGGAAGACGTGACGGTTTTTCTTGCCGAAGAGGGTTTGTTGCGCGAGATTGTCGGGTTCAACATCCATCAAGGCATTATGGCGGTGGCGAAGGCGCCGGCGGAGGGCTCCCCCGATGATCTGCCGGCTTCCCATCTGCTGGTGGCGCTCGACGGTCTGCGCACCTCAGAGAATGTAGGGGTAATCGTACGCAACTGCGCGGCCTTCGGCGTGAATGCGATTTTGGTGGGGGAGACTTCGTGCAGTCCCTACTTGCGGCGCGCGGTGCGGAACTCGATGGGCGCAGTCTTCAAGATTCCGGTCATTCATGTGACTTCTCTTGCGGAATCCCTGGGCCGATTGCGATGCCGATTCCAGACGCGCATCGTCGTCGCGGATCCGCGTGGCGCCTCAACGATCCACGGCGTGGTTTTGACCGGCAATGTGTGCATCGTCCTCGGAAATGAAGACACCGGGGTGTCGGCAGAAGTTGCCGGGCTTGCGACGGAACGCGCCGCCATTCCCATGCACAACCAGACCGACTCGCTGAATGTGGCATCGGCCGGCGGCGTGTTTTTATATGAGGCTCACCGGCAGCGGGCAGCGGCGGGAGGCCAGGCTTGA